In Burkholderia gladioli, a genomic segment contains:
- a CDS encoding glutaredoxin family protein → MAFTLYGRGWCHLCDEMQVALAPVAAEFRLPVTVIDIDTDPALVERYDEDVPVLLLDGVEVCRHRFDEGAVRTALSRRPAGSGA, encoded by the coding sequence GTGGCCTTCACGCTCTACGGCCGCGGCTGGTGCCATCTGTGCGACGAGATGCAGGTCGCGCTGGCGCCCGTCGCGGCCGAGTTCCGTCTGCCGGTGACGGTGATCGACATCGACACCGATCCGGCGCTCGTCGAGCGTTACGACGAGGACGTGCCGGTGCTGCTGCTGGATGGCGTGGAAGTGTGCCGGCATCGCTTCGACGAAGGCGCGGTACGCACCGCGCTGTCGCGGCGGCCGGCCGGCTCAGGCGCTTGA